In the Blautia faecicola genome, GAATTTGAAACATTGTACAAAGAGAACGTAAATTTTCAAGATGAACTCGACACTCTTTTTCAAATAATTCTCTTTTATCAAAACTCATAAAACATAATCCTCCTAAATATTAATTAATCATCGAACTGAAAATACTAAACAAGTCAGAAGTGTTTTTGTTTTCAGAATTTTCTTTCATAGTATTCATCTTATTTTCCGTGGCATCAAAAGACAGTATTTCATCCGGATTTTTTTTCGAATCATTTTCCTTAATCTCAGAAATTTTCTCATTATTTTCTGCAAATAGTACATTGTCAAATGGCGTTTTATTATCTAGTCTCTTCGTTTTCTCATCCATGGCTTCCTGTTTACTCTTTTCATCGGAGATTACTTTTATAAACCTTCTATCTTTTCGATCCTTGTTCATTTTTCTACTTTCATTCTTTTTTTTCTGTTGCCCTTTGAAAGAAGCAGTAGTAGCAGTAACTATATTTTCCGTGTCTGTATCCATGTTTTGAACTCTTGCACATTCTTTCTGAATGATTTCTTGATCCAAAAAGAATGCACTAAGATTTTGATGTAACAAAGCTTCGCGAAGCAATATTTTGCAAAACGTATTCCGATAACCTTCCCTTACTTTACTCAATAATTGAATACTTTTTTCATCAGTAATTGTAACCCTGTTATGTATCTGTTTTTGCTCGTTTAAATCGACTGTTTTACAAAAGGATGACGGCACATAAAAATGATACGTTTCCCCATGTGCGTATGCCTTGATGATAGCAGGGAGCTGAGATGTTAAGTCTACGCCATTCTGTATCAATGCGATTAAATCCAGATCGAATCTTTTGTAATATCTTATCTCTAAATACACACCAATCACTACTCCTTTCGAGAAGCGAGGTCACTATAGCGAAACATATAATATCCTCTGACATTAGAGAATATATCTGGCAGTGAATCGTTTTGTGCACCGCTAATAATGCTCAAGGTTTCCATATTTTTCAGTTTTTCTCCGATCTGTTCAAACCACGCTGCACCCGTGCCTCCCGTTACAAGCAGATAATCATATTCGTAAACATGATACACTTGGAAAGTTTTTTCGATTGCTTCATCACATATGTTCTTGCTGCTTTCTTCAAGAATTTTATCCAACGGTTCCTCACGGGTTGTAAAAGACTTCGCTTCAAACCAACGGAACCGCCCAGATTCTAAATATTTCTGCATTGCTGGCACGGAAATATCCTTTTTAAACCGTTCCCGGATTACATCTGCTGTTTCCTCGATAACTCTTTTCATTCCCAGGTGATCATATGTTTCACTCTGCTGAATTACATGGGATTTTATCGGATATAAATCCAGTGTTCCAAATCCGCCATCGAAAATCAATACATTTTTATTCAATAAATCTGCGGCAATCGGAAGCATCTCATGTTCATTGTTAACAGCTGCTGAAAATAATGTTCCCATTGGTTGTGGCATGATATGAACCGCATCAGAACTAATAATCATCTCAAACTCAACCGGTTTTTCCTGCCCTAACTGCAATGAAAATTTATGTTTACCTGCAATGATTTCGGTCAGATCCTCGCAGTCAGAAGCACCTTTTGTCATATAGCGTGGTGGAAGACCCGTTTCGACATATATTTTCTTTTTTTTGTAGGTTTCGCTTTTGTCTTTGATACATGCAAGTCCAAGTCCGGTTTCTGTTATAACGCGAAACATAGGATCCTGGAACCGATCTCTTCGACACAACGAGTGTGTTGATACGCTTGTATCATCGTCAGACAGGACAGAAGCAGCTATTTTCCCGACAAGCCAGCATTCATTGGTCACAAGATTTCTATAACGGATAAATTCACTACCCAAATCTCCAAATGTACCCATTTTATTATCTGGGATAGCAAAAGATGGGAACACCGCTGCCGTATTTTCAGATATGCATTTTACAGCCGAGTATCCAATATCAATTCCGATTAAATAAACATCCTCCCTCGGCGACACATCCTTTCTGTCGATATACTCTGTTTTTGTCATAAATTCCTTTGTGTTGATCACTATTTTTCCCTCTCTTTTTCATTTTTTAAAAGGATTCGATTAACAATAAAATCTATTTTTCCGTAGGATATCTCAC is a window encoding:
- a CDS encoding ParM/StbA family protein — its product is MTKTEYIDRKDVSPREDVYLIGIDIGYSAVKCISENTAAVFPSFAIPDNKMGTFGDLGSEFIRYRNLVTNECWLVGKIAASVLSDDDTSVSTHSLCRRDRFQDPMFRVITETGLGLACIKDKSETYKKKKIYVETGLPPRYMTKGASDCEDLTEIIAGKHKFSLQLGQEKPVEFEMIISSDAVHIMPQPMGTLFSAAVNNEHEMLPIAADLLNKNVLIFDGGFGTLDLYPIKSHVIQQSETYDHLGMKRVIEETADVIRERFKKDISVPAMQKYLESGRFRWFEAKSFTTREEPLDKILEESSKNICDEAIEKTFQVYHVYEYDYLLVTGGTGAAWFEQIGEKLKNMETLSIISGAQNDSLPDIFSNVRGYYMFRYSDLASRKE